The Streptomyces sp. NBC_00440 genome contains a region encoding:
- a CDS encoding alpha/beta fold hydrolase produces the protein MNATQQPQLPAYDHRPGTGPTLVFLHYWGGSARTWDLVVDRLAGRDVLTADFRGWSRSSSLPGPCTLRRLADDTLDVIADAGVTDYVLVGHSMGGKVAQLIAATRPTGLRGIILVGSGPAKPAAEITPDYREGLSHAYDSDESVAGARDTVLTATELPESVKAQIAADSRAGTDAARMEWPLRGIAEDITGYTRMISVPALVVAGENDHVEPVDVLRDNLVPYLSGADFTVIPDSGHLIPLEAPAELVEAITTFAPVGGARPVR, from the coding sequence ATGAACGCGACACAGCAGCCACAGCTGCCCGCTTACGACCACCGGCCGGGGACCGGACCGACCCTGGTGTTCCTGCACTACTGGGGTGGTTCCGCCCGCACCTGGGACCTGGTCGTCGACCGCCTCGCGGGTCGTGACGTACTGACTGCCGACTTCCGCGGGTGGAGCCGCTCAAGCAGCCTGCCCGGCCCCTGCACCCTCCGCCGGCTCGCGGACGACACGCTCGACGTGATCGCGGACGCCGGTGTCACCGACTATGTCCTCGTCGGACATTCCATGGGTGGCAAGGTCGCGCAGCTGATCGCGGCGACCCGGCCCACCGGCCTCCGCGGGATCATCCTCGTCGGCTCCGGTCCGGCGAAGCCCGCCGCGGAGATCACTCCCGACTACCGGGAGGGTCTGTCCCACGCCTACGATTCCGACGAGTCCGTCGCCGGTGCACGGGACACCGTTCTCACCGCGACCGAGCTGCCCGAATCGGTCAAGGCGCAGATTGCGGCCGATTCGCGTGCCGGCACCGATGCCGCCCGCATGGAGTGGCCGCTGCGCGGCATCGCGGAGGACATCACCGGGTATACCCGCATGATCAGCGTCCCCGCGCTCGTCGTCGCCGGAGAGAACGACCACGTCGAGCCCGTCGACGTGCTCCGTGACAACCTGGTGCCCTACCTCTCCGGAGCCGACTTCACGGTGATCCCGGACTCGGGTCACCTGATCCCGCTGGAAGCTCCGGCCGAGCTCGTCGAGGCCATCACCACCTTCGCACCGGTGGGAGGCGCGAGGCCAGTTCGGTGA
- a CDS encoding MFS transporter — protein sequence MPTSGTPARSTPRSLLLRNRDFRLLWTGSTTGKYGASVTSVALPLVAVTLLHASTLQVGLLTAATWLPWLLIGLPAGAWVDRLPRRPVMLTADAAALLLFAGIPVAAWTGLLSIGYLLATAVLAGTATVFFQTAYTALLPHLVASADQAEGNSKLHGSESAAQLAGFGSGGFLVQAVGAANGLFVNAATFAVSFLCVLRIKHREPRGPEVTRSRGALGREIRTGLRLTFGDPYLRAMAVTGGASNLALMAYQSILVVFLVREVHLASGTIGALMTAGGIGGIVGAFAARRVAARIGSARALIFFQLAVPSLALLIPLTTPGFGLVLFVIGYTSVSIGVIAANIIASTFRQQYCPKDMLGRISASAAFLNYGTIPLGAVLGGALGEALGTRTALWITIAGLPVAASLLWFSPIRRTRDLPTGPPATTPAPRPEAEPAL from the coding sequence ATGCCGACTTCGGGTACGCCAGCGCGCTCCACCCCCCGCAGCCTCCTGCTGCGCAACCGCGATTTCCGCCTCCTCTGGACGGGCTCGACCACCGGGAAGTACGGCGCGTCGGTCACTTCCGTCGCCCTGCCCCTGGTCGCGGTCACTCTGCTGCACGCCTCCACCCTCCAGGTGGGCCTGCTCACCGCCGCGACCTGGCTGCCCTGGCTGCTCATCGGGCTGCCCGCCGGAGCCTGGGTGGACCGGCTGCCGCGCCGCCCGGTCATGCTCACCGCCGACGCCGCCGCACTACTGCTCTTCGCCGGGATACCCGTCGCCGCCTGGACGGGGCTGCTCTCGATCGGCTATCTGCTGGCCACGGCGGTACTGGCCGGCACGGCGACCGTCTTCTTCCAGACCGCGTACACCGCGCTGCTCCCCCATCTCGTCGCCTCGGCGGACCAGGCGGAGGGCAACTCCAAGCTGCACGGCAGCGAGTCGGCGGCCCAGCTCGCCGGGTTCGGTTCGGGCGGCTTCCTGGTCCAGGCGGTCGGCGCGGCGAACGGGCTGTTCGTGAACGCGGCGACGTTCGCGGTGTCCTTCCTCTGCGTCCTGCGCATCAAGCACCGCGAGCCGCGCGGCCCGGAGGTCACGCGTTCGCGGGGAGCGCTCGGCCGGGAGATCCGCACCGGGCTGCGGCTGACCTTCGGCGACCCGTATCTGCGCGCCATGGCCGTAACGGGCGGTGCGTCCAACCTGGCGCTGATGGCGTACCAGTCGATCCTGGTGGTCTTCCTGGTCCGCGAGGTCCACCTCGCGTCGGGGACCATCGGCGCCCTGATGACCGCAGGCGGCATCGGCGGCATCGTCGGCGCCTTCGCCGCCCGCCGGGTCGCCGCCCGGATCGGCAGCGCCCGTGCCCTGATCTTCTTCCAACTGGCCGTGCCCTCGCTGGCGCTCCTCATCCCGCTGACGACGCCGGGGTTCGGCCTGGTGCTCTTCGTGATCGGCTACACCTCGGTGTCCATCGGGGTGATCGCGGCGAACATCATCGCCTCGACCTTCCGTCAGCAGTACTGCCCCAAGGACATGCTGGGCCGGATCTCTGCTTCGGCCGCGTTCCTCAACTACGGCACCATCCCGCTCGGAGCGGTCCTCGGCGGCGCGCTCGGCGAGGCGCTGGGGACCCGCACCGCACTGTGGATCACCATCGCCGGGCTGCCCGTCGCCGCGTCGCTCCTCTGGTTCTCCCCGATCCGGCGCACCCGCGATCTGCCGACCGGGCCTCCGGCCACCACTCCGGCCCCCCGGCCGGAGGCGGAGCCCGCGCTCTGA
- a CDS encoding AraC family transcriptional regulator: MTAIRQMTYQPVGHGAAAVETMTFGRLRELNDGGTQRADFHVLAVVDAGHGSVTVDFLRHPLRERSAVWVTPGAVHRWDDIARVAGHVVLFVPTAPVTLATRELVASPDLVAQWSIPDADWPFVDTARNHLLLEASAPPGDTPTELPEILLSALIARLRPPHGEVQPSNPVFRLFRSSVEAHFREHHDAGYYARALGYAPRTLSRAVQQVTGRTAKAYLTDRIALEARRLLAHDRLTAAHCAGTLGFPDASNFSVFFQKATGMRPGAWQTTEMARRSPHPARRS, translated from the coding sequence ATGACCGCGATCCGGCAGATGACCTATCAGCCCGTCGGGCACGGTGCCGCCGCTGTCGAGACGATGACGTTCGGCCGCCTTCGCGAGCTGAACGACGGCGGCACGCAACGTGCCGACTTCCACGTCCTCGCCGTCGTCGACGCCGGACACGGGTCCGTCACGGTGGACTTCCTCCGGCACCCGCTCAGGGAGCGGTCCGCGGTCTGGGTCACTCCTGGCGCGGTGCACCGATGGGACGACATCGCCCGCGTGGCAGGGCACGTCGTACTGTTCGTCCCGACCGCACCGGTCACCCTGGCCACCCGGGAGCTCGTCGCGTCCCCGGACCTGGTCGCACAGTGGAGCATTCCCGACGCCGACTGGCCGTTCGTCGACACCGCACGGAACCATCTCCTCCTCGAAGCGTCCGCCCCGCCCGGAGACACACCGACGGAGCTGCCCGAGATCCTGCTCTCCGCGCTCATCGCCCGGCTCCGGCCACCGCACGGCGAAGTACAGCCGTCGAATCCGGTGTTCCGGCTGTTCCGGTCCAGCGTCGAAGCACACTTCCGGGAACACCATGACGCCGGCTACTACGCCCGGGCCCTGGGATACGCGCCCCGCACCCTCTCCAGAGCGGTGCAGCAGGTCACCGGCCGCACCGCGAAGGCATACCTCACCGACCGGATCGCCCTGGAAGCCAGACGGCTCCTCGCGCACGACCGCCTCACGGCGGCCCACTGCGCCGGCACACTCGGCTTCCCCGACGCCTCCAACTTCTCGGTGTTCTTCCAGAAGGCGACAGGCATGCGCCCGGGCGCATGGCAGACAACGGAGATGGCGCGGCGTTCGCCTCACCCTGCGCGGCGTTCTTGA
- the sigJ gene encoding RNA polymerase sigma factor SigJ: MAGTSTEGTAGETAGEAAGEAAGERRQLINVAYRLLGSLAEAEDAVQEAYTRWYALSRSGREEIVSPGAWLTTVTGRICLDVLGSARARRERYVGAWLPEPLPDPAGWDRGHGTDPADPADLMVLDESVTMAFLVVLESMTPAERVALVLHDVFRYPFAEIAGVLGRTPAACKQLAASARRRTRTARAPVTEPGQADAVRRVKEAWETKNIPALVDLLDPAAVMTADGGGMAGAALRPVEGGARIAQYMVAIADRAPGLELLERSVNGTPGLVARRAGVVLTVASFDVADGQVTRIWAVRNPEKLRPWARES; this comes from the coding sequence ATGGCGGGGACGAGCACCGAGGGGACCGCCGGTGAGACAGCTGGTGAGGCAGCCGGTGAGGCAGCTGGTGAGCGGCGCCAACTGATCAATGTCGCCTACCGGTTGCTCGGCTCACTGGCCGAGGCCGAGGACGCCGTGCAGGAGGCCTACACGCGCTGGTACGCGCTGTCACGGAGCGGGCGGGAGGAGATCGTGTCCCCCGGCGCCTGGCTGACGACGGTGACCGGCCGCATCTGCCTGGACGTGCTCGGCTCGGCGCGGGCCCGGCGTGAACGCTACGTCGGCGCGTGGCTGCCCGAGCCACTGCCCGACCCCGCCGGGTGGGACCGGGGCCATGGCACGGACCCCGCCGACCCCGCCGACCTGATGGTCCTGGACGAATCGGTGACCATGGCCTTCCTCGTCGTACTGGAGTCGATGACGCCCGCCGAGCGCGTGGCGCTGGTCCTGCACGATGTCTTCCGTTACCCGTTCGCCGAGATCGCCGGCGTCCTCGGCCGGACCCCCGCGGCCTGCAAGCAGCTGGCGGCGTCCGCCCGGCGGCGGACGCGCACCGCACGCGCTCCGGTGACGGAGCCCGGACAGGCCGACGCGGTGCGGCGCGTCAAAGAGGCCTGGGAGACGAAGAACATCCCGGCCCTCGTCGACCTCCTCGACCCGGCCGCCGTGATGACCGCCGACGGCGGCGGCATGGCCGGTGCGGCCCTGCGCCCGGTCGAAGGCGGCGCGCGCATCGCCCAGTACATGGTGGCCATCGCCGACAGGGCTCCGGGGCTCGAACTCCTGGAGCGGTCGGTCAACGGCACGCCGGGCCTGGTGGCCCGGCGTGCCGGCGTCGTCCTGACCGTGGCCTCGTTCGATGTCGCCGACGGCCAGGTCACCCGGATCTGGGCGGTCCGCAATCCGGAGAAGCTACGGCCCTGGGCGCGGGAGAGCTAG
- a CDS encoding FMN-binding glutamate synthase family protein → MRARSIATATATALALVAARDLVQKKHALLRNFPVIGHARYLLETIGPELRQYIVTSNDEERPFSRDQRTWIYASAKEENNYFGFGTDNDVEHMQGHAYLKQRTFAGPLPDAHDPQAPLPSAKVLGGPRGRAKAFRPASVVNISAMSFGSLSGAAITALNKGAALAGTLQNTGEGGLSPYHRNGGDLILQIGTAYFGCRNEDGSFSIDKLKDVVAGAPVKAIEIKLSQGAKPGLGGMLPAAKVTPEIADIRGIPLGKDCASPSRHTAFSDVDSMLDFVELLATETGLPVGVKSAVGEMDFWQELATLMARGDRGVDFVTIDGGEGGTGAAPLTFSDSVSLPFRMGFSRVYGTFAELGLTDDLTFIASGKLGLPENAAVAFALGADMINVAREAMLSIGCIQSQKCHTDKCPTGIATQNPRLARGIDPTSKSTRAAVYLRTLRRELMKISGAVGVAHPALITANDIEIMNGDYDARTLAGVYGYKDGWGELGPHLVNEITALVATDSAPEPKPGV, encoded by the coding sequence ATGCGCGCCCGGAGTATCGCTACGGCCACCGCAACAGCACTGGCGCTGGTGGCAGCCCGCGACCTCGTCCAGAAGAAGCACGCATTGCTCCGGAACTTCCCGGTGATCGGGCACGCCCGCTACCTGCTGGAGACGATCGGGCCGGAGCTGCGGCAGTACATCGTGACCTCCAACGACGAGGAGCGCCCCTTCAGCCGTGATCAGCGCACCTGGATCTACGCGTCGGCGAAGGAGGAGAACAACTACTTCGGGTTCGGAACCGACAATGACGTCGAGCACATGCAGGGCCACGCATACCTGAAGCAGCGCACGTTCGCCGGCCCGCTGCCCGACGCGCACGACCCGCAGGCCCCGCTGCCCTCGGCCAAGGTGCTGGGCGGGCCGCGCGGGCGCGCCAAGGCGTTCCGGCCGGCGAGCGTGGTGAACATCTCGGCGATGAGCTTCGGATCGCTCTCCGGCGCGGCGATCACGGCGCTCAACAAGGGAGCGGCGCTGGCGGGCACGCTGCAGAACACGGGCGAGGGCGGCCTCTCGCCGTACCACCGCAATGGCGGCGACCTCATCCTTCAGATCGGTACGGCTTACTTCGGCTGCCGCAACGAGGACGGCAGCTTCAGCATCGACAAGCTCAAGGACGTCGTCGCCGGCGCCCCGGTCAAGGCGATAGAGATCAAGCTCTCCCAGGGCGCCAAGCCCGGTCTTGGCGGGATGCTGCCGGCCGCGAAGGTGACCCCGGAGATCGCCGACATTCGCGGCATCCCGCTCGGCAAGGACTGCGCGTCCCCGTCGCGGCACACCGCGTTCAGCGACGTCGACTCGATGCTCGACTTCGTCGAACTGCTCGCCACCGAGACCGGCCTGCCGGTCGGGGTCAAGAGCGCGGTCGGCGAGATGGACTTCTGGCAGGAGCTGGCCACGCTGATGGCGCGGGGTGACCGCGGTGTCGACTTCGTGACCATCGACGGCGGCGAGGGCGGCACCGGGGCGGCGCCGCTGACCTTCAGCGACTCGGTGTCGCTGCCGTTCAGGATGGGCTTCTCCCGGGTCTACGGCACCTTCGCCGAGCTGGGGCTGACCGACGACCTGACCTTCATCGCCTCCGGCAAGCTCGGCCTGCCCGAGAACGCCGCGGTCGCCTTCGCTCTGGGTGCCGACATGATCAATGTGGCGCGTGAGGCGATGCTGTCGATCGGCTGCATCCAGTCGCAGAAGTGCCACACCGACAAGTGCCCCACCGGTATCGCCACCCAGAACCCGCGGCTGGCCCGCGGCATCGACCCGACGTCGAAGTCCACCCGGGCCGCCGTCTACCTGCGCACCCTGCGCAGGGAGCTGATGAAGATCTCGGGGGCCGTCGGCGTCGCCCACCCGGCGCTCATCACAGCCAACGATATCGAGATCATGAACGGCGATTACGACGCCCGCACCCTGGCCGGCGTCTACGGCTACAAGGACGGCTGGGGCGAGCTCGGCCCGCACCTCGTCAATGAGATCACCGCGCTGGTCGCCACCGATTCGGCCCCCGAGCCGAAGCCGGGCGTCTGA
- a CDS encoding long-chain-fatty-acid--CoA ligase, whose amino-acid sequence MTNLATLLAASAHTYGDRPAVRQDDTVLSYAQLDAACARVAALLRTAGVGPGDRVALCLPNTPDFPVAYYGVLRAGGVVVPLNPLLKAREAAFALRDSGASMVLAHSQAAEEAAAAAAQTGVECLVMDSDAGAARLRAVEPRPETVERSESDTAVILYTSGTTGTPKGAELTHRNLMTNAATATETVLQLGPDDVLFGGLPLFHAFGQTCALNTAVASGASLTLLPRFEPQRALDILRRDAVTVFLGVPTMYTSLLRTGTPAATALPALRLAVSGGASLPVEVLHGFEREFDVPVLEGYGLSETSPVVSFNPVDRPRKPGSIGRPIRGVEMKLVTGDGTVAGPGEVGEIAIRGDDVMKGYWNRPEATAEAIRDGWFASGDLARVDEEGYYFIVDRKKDLIIRGGYNVYPREIEEVLYEHPAVAEAAVVGVPHELHGQEVAAAVTLRPGVRATAEELRAYVRERVAPYKYPRIVTLAESLPKGATGKILKREIVIG is encoded by the coding sequence GACGCGGCCTGTGCCCGGGTGGCCGCGCTGCTGCGCACCGCCGGGGTGGGACCGGGTGACCGCGTCGCGCTCTGTCTGCCCAACACCCCCGACTTCCCGGTCGCCTACTACGGAGTCCTGCGCGCCGGCGGTGTCGTGGTGCCGCTCAATCCCCTGCTGAAGGCGCGCGAAGCGGCCTTCGCCCTGCGCGACTCGGGCGCTTCGATGGTGCTGGCGCATTCGCAGGCAGCCGAAGAGGCCGCCGCGGCCGCGGCGCAGACCGGGGTCGAATGCCTGGTCATGGACTCGGACGCGGGCGCCGCCCGGTTGCGGGCCGTCGAGCCCCGCCCGGAGACCGTCGAGCGGTCGGAGAGCGACACCGCGGTCATCCTCTACACCTCCGGCACGACCGGGACCCCCAAGGGCGCGGAACTGACGCACCGCAACCTGATGACCAACGCGGCCACGGCGACCGAGACCGTACTCCAACTAGGCCCGGACGACGTGCTGTTCGGGGGCCTCCCGCTGTTCCATGCCTTCGGGCAGACCTGTGCGCTCAACACCGCCGTCGCCTCCGGAGCATCCCTGACGCTGCTCCCGCGCTTCGAGCCGCAGCGAGCGCTGGACATCCTGCGCCGGGACGCCGTCACCGTCTTCCTCGGTGTACCCACGATGTACACCTCGCTGCTCCGCACCGGGACGCCGGCCGCCACCGCGCTCCCCGCGCTGCGCCTGGCGGTGTCCGGCGGCGCCTCACTGCCCGTCGAGGTGCTGCACGGATTCGAGCGCGAGTTCGACGTCCCCGTACTGGAGGGTTACGGGCTGTCGGAGACCTCGCCGGTGGTCTCCTTCAACCCCGTGGACCGGCCGCGCAAGCCCGGGTCGATCGGCCGTCCGATCCGCGGGGTCGAGATGAAGCTCGTGACCGGGGACGGCACCGTCGCGGGCCCCGGTGAGGTCGGCGAGATCGCGATCCGCGGGGACGACGTGATGAAGGGCTACTGGAACCGCCCCGAGGCGACCGCGGAAGCCATCCGCGACGGGTGGTTCGCGAGCGGAGACCTGGCGCGGGTCGACGAGGAGGGTTACTACTTCATCGTCGACCGGAAGAAGGACCTCATCATCCGCGGCGGCTACAACGTCTACCCGCGCGAGATCGAGGAGGTTCTCTACGAGCACCCGGCCGTCGCCGAAGCCGCCGTGGTCGGCGTACCGCACGAGCTGCACGGACAGGAGGTGGCCGCGGCGGTCACGCTCCGTCCGGGCGTCCGCGCCACGGCCGAGGAACTGCGCGCCTATGTGCGGGAGCGGGTGGCCCCGTACAAATACCCCCGTATCGTCACGCTCGCGGAGAGCCTGCCCAAGGGCGCGACCGGCAAGATCCTCAAGCGGGAGATCGTGATCGGGTAG
- a CDS encoding alpha/beta hydrolase family protein, protein MPEKVRFRSTVGPELAGSIDLPEGEIRGWGLFVHGFTLGKDSPAASRVSKQLAREGIGMLRYDNLGIGDSDGDWGDGSFTIKVQDTVRAAALMAERGTPVDLLVGHSWGGAAVLAAAAEITGVRAIATIGAPIDPSHVERQYDAVMDRVLSEGAHEWFVGGRTLVLKRAFVEDVHHAHLRDRIGELNLPLVVLHSPTDSTVDIDNAGEIFREARHPRSFVSLEGADHLLTARGQAQRAAHIISAWADQYIHGSRPADKTSQVPSSLPA, encoded by the coding sequence ATGCCCGAAAAAGTGAGATTCCGGAGCACCGTCGGCCCCGAACTGGCCGGATCGATCGACCTGCCGGAGGGCGAGATCCGGGGCTGGGGACTCTTCGTACACGGATTCACCCTCGGCAAGGACTCACCGGCCGCCTCGCGCGTCAGCAAGCAGCTGGCACGCGAAGGGATCGGAATGCTGCGCTACGACAACCTCGGGATCGGGGACTCCGACGGCGACTGGGGCGACGGTTCCTTCACCATCAAGGTCCAGGACACGGTCCGTGCGGCAGCCCTGATGGCGGAGCGAGGGACTCCGGTGGACCTGCTGGTGGGGCACTCATGGGGAGGCGCCGCCGTTCTGGCCGCAGCGGCCGAGATAACCGGCGTCCGCGCGATCGCCACCATCGGCGCGCCCATCGACCCCAGCCATGTCGAGCGGCAGTACGACGCGGTCATGGACCGCGTCCTCAGCGAGGGGGCGCACGAGTGGTTCGTCGGCGGGAGGACCCTGGTCCTCAAGCGCGCCTTCGTCGAAGACGTCCACCATGCTCATCTGCGCGACCGGATAGGCGAGTTGAACCTGCCACTCGTCGTCCTGCACTCGCCTACCGACTCCACCGTCGACATCGACAACGCCGGGGAGATCTTCCGCGAGGCACGACACCCGCGAAGCTTCGTCTCGCTCGAAGGAGCGGACCATCTCCTGACCGCACGGGGACAGGCGCAGCGTGCCGCCCACATCATCAGCGCCTGGGCCGACCAGTACATCCACGGGTCACGGCCCGCGGACAAGACGTCCCAGGTGCCCTCCAGCCTGCCGGCGTGA
- a CDS encoding DUF899 domain-containing protein produces MTTTPNEPSASLPGRPPVVGQAAWQAARDELLVREKAHTHEGDAIAAARRRLPMVELDGTAEVVGPDGPVPFIDLFQGRDELVTYQHMWYDGTPHQGQCEGCTMMAWHLKDAVYLNARGVSFAILTTGSWDEVAPYIEFMGYTQPWYSVRDTAEPIGGGMGHTSSFLRDGDRVFLTYSTTGRGNEQINGSFGLLDMTPYGRGEAWEDGAEGRPVIGEVREERLPGGNHPCWYWRSDADGVATWGATSRPVPQWTRPGAPPVETLGRHGGPH; encoded by the coding sequence ATGACGACCACGCCGAACGAACCGTCCGCCTCACTGCCCGGCCGCCCGCCCGTGGTCGGCCAGGCCGCCTGGCAGGCCGCCCGTGACGAGCTCCTGGTCCGCGAGAAGGCCCATACGCACGAGGGCGACGCCATCGCCGCGGCCCGCCGCCGGCTGCCGATGGTGGAGCTCGACGGGACGGCCGAGGTCGTCGGACCCGACGGCCCGGTCCCGTTCATCGACCTTTTCCAGGGTCGCGACGAGCTCGTGACCTACCAGCACATGTGGTACGACGGCACGCCGCACCAGGGGCAGTGCGAGGGCTGCACCATGATGGCCTGGCATCTGAAGGACGCCGTCTATCTCAACGCCCGCGGCGTCTCGTTCGCCATCCTGACCACCGGGTCGTGGGACGAGGTGGCGCCCTATATCGAGTTCATGGGGTACACCCAGCCCTGGTACTCGGTGCGGGACACGGCGGAGCCGATCGGCGGCGGAATGGGGCACACCTCCAGCTTCCTGCGCGACGGCGACCGCGTGTTCCTCACCTACTCCACGACGGGACGCGGCAACGAGCAGATCAACGGATCCTTCGGCCTGCTCGACATGACGCCCTACGGCCGCGGAGAGGCCTGGGAGGACGGTGCCGAGGGCCGGCCCGTGATCGGCGAGGTCCGTGAGGAGCGCCTGCCCGGGGGCAATCACCCCTGCTGGTACTGGCGCTCGGACGCCGACGGCGTCGCCACCTGGGGGGCGACCAGCCGCCCCGTGCCGCAGTGGACCCGCCCCGGAGCGCCCCCCGTGGAGACCCTCGGGCGGCACGGGGGCCCGCACTGA
- a CDS encoding GNAT family N-acetyltransferase codes for MGDLVTARLVLHPLTVDESERLVAGRPGVGDRWAPGYPMEGDVSAARRLLRACAEGGAAHPGSYEIRRREDGNAIGGVDFHGPPDEQGSVTIGYGLVPASQGKGYASEAVRALLVSARERGFARVKGDADHENAASHRVMTAVGMTLVGQDERVKYYEIAWAAGTAGPAGR; via the coding sequence ATGGGTGACCTTGTGACAGCGCGGCTCGTACTCCATCCGCTGACCGTCGACGAATCCGAGCGGCTGGTGGCGGGCCGGCCGGGCGTGGGCGACCGGTGGGCGCCCGGTTACCCCATGGAGGGGGACGTTTCCGCAGCCCGGCGGCTCCTCAGGGCCTGCGCGGAAGGCGGTGCCGCGCACCCCGGCTCGTACGAGATCCGGCGGCGCGAGGACGGCAACGCGATCGGGGGCGTGGACTTCCACGGTCCGCCCGACGAGCAGGGCAGCGTCACCATCGGTTATGGGCTGGTCCCGGCCTCGCAGGGCAAGGGGTACGCGTCGGAGGCCGTCCGTGCCCTGCTCGTCTCCGCACGCGAACGGGGTTTCGCCCGGGTGAAGGGCGACGCCGACCACGAGAACGCGGCGTCCCACCGCGTCATGACCGCTGTGGGAATGACGCTGGTCGGGCAGGACGAGCGGGTGAAGTACTACGAGATCGCCTGGGCGGCCGGGACCGCGGGGCCAGCAGGCCGCTGA
- a CDS encoding ArsR/SmtB family transcription factor, which translates to MASQKPVRTIDARSLRALAHPLRVRIMESLRRDGPATSTTLAEEFGESTGTVSWHLRQLAEHRFIEEDVERGTRRERWWRAVEDRQVLHTGELSKEDPSARVAVDAYVQELLQLYFQRASAYAAQEWPAEWESAGTIANWDDLRLTPARLRELNDELMAVVDKYYPAAGEAPAPGSLPISIQLQSFARYEGRS; encoded by the coding sequence ATGGCCAGCCAGAAGCCCGTACGTACCATCGACGCCCGCAGCCTGCGCGCCCTCGCGCACCCGCTGCGGGTACGCATCATGGAGTCGCTGCGCCGCGACGGACCGGCGACGTCCACCACGCTGGCCGAGGAGTTCGGCGAGAGCACCGGCACGGTGAGCTGGCATCTGCGGCAGCTCGCCGAGCACCGCTTCATCGAGGAGGACGTGGAGCGCGGCACCAGGCGGGAGCGCTGGTGGCGGGCGGTGGAGGACCGACAGGTGCTGCACACAGGGGAGTTGAGCAAGGAGGATCCTTCGGCGCGTGTCGCCGTGGACGCGTATGTCCAGGAGCTCCTCCAGCTCTACTTCCAGCGGGCGTCCGCGTATGCCGCCCAGGAGTGGCCGGCCGAGTGGGAGAGCGCGGGCACCATCGCCAACTGGGACGATCTGCGGCTGACACCGGCACGGCTGCGGGAGCTGAACGACGAGCTGATGGCCGTGGTCGACAAGTACTACCCGGCGGCGGGCGAAGCACCCGCACCCGGATCGCTGCCGATCAGCATCCAGCTCCAGTCGTTCGCGCGCTATGAGGGCAGGAGCTAG
- a CDS encoding DUF3040 domain-containing protein: MAVVDGPPLSKDEQQTLSEIEATLAQDPELDRRLSAAELRPLAGRRKPRRSDIWLMVVLGVAWVCLLAASLRTGSLAVLGACACTGTAAVAVTTHVAARTWRRPSDQD; this comes from the coding sequence GTGGCTGTGGTGGACGGCCCACCGCTGTCGAAGGACGAACAGCAGACCCTCTCCGAAATCGAGGCAACACTGGCACAGGACCCGGAACTTGACCGTCGGCTGTCCGCCGCTGAGCTGCGACCGCTGGCCGGACGTCGAAAGCCGCGCCGGTCGGACATCTGGCTCATGGTCGTTCTGGGAGTGGCCTGGGTCTGTCTGCTGGCCGCATCGCTCCGTACCGGCTCACTGGCGGTCCTCGGCGCCTGCGCGTGCACGGGGACGGCCGCCGTGGCTGTGACGACCCACGTAGCCGCCAGGACGTGGCGCCGCCCTTCGGACCAGGACTGA